From Candidatus Eremiobacteraceae bacterium, one genomic window encodes:
- a CDS encoding cytochrome b N-terminal domain-containing protein has product MLNWIEERTGGISALKNFLTEDVPGGASYWYTFGSATLIALVIQIITGIFLTFYYAPSASTAWESTKFIYDHVTGGAFILSLHFWGASAMIALMTVHLLQVMIWGAYKKPREVMWVIGVVLFLLTLALGLTGYLLPWDLNAYSASQVSINIAGNIPIVGTAQKYFLQDGTQMGTLTINRFFGIHVWLVPIMLLGLVGLHLAVFRHNGAAGPPADETPRKFGRFYPDQIFMDTLVSFLVFAVIVCLAIWMPAPLLAKADPTNSQFVPSPAWYFYPLFGLLQKLPGQMGPISGELVGTALIPTLGVGVLLLLPWIDRNRKRSLNQRPYFVALTFLSVVVVGIFGWIGAASITDHIKASGGAGQTPVRGYGAVAGAEEAAAAPAAAASGPVARGQAVYTQNCASCHGAAGGGTPNLAPPLDGNPFVTGDPSKVVAVVNGGLHGQPVMGKSYGTQMPAWKGQLTPAQVADVVSYIRGSWSNHASIVK; this is encoded by the coding sequence ATGCTGAACTGGATCGAAGAACGCACCGGCGGCATATCCGCCCTCAAGAATTTCCTCACCGAGGACGTGCCCGGCGGCGCTAGCTACTGGTATACGTTCGGCAGCGCGACGCTCATCGCGCTCGTCATCCAGATCATCACCGGCATCTTCCTGACGTTCTATTACGCGCCGTCAGCGTCCACGGCGTGGGAATCGACCAAGTTCATCTACGACCACGTCACCGGCGGCGCGTTCATCCTTAGCCTGCATTTCTGGGGCGCGTCGGCCATGATCGCGCTCATGACCGTCCACTTGCTCCAAGTGATGATCTGGGGTGCATACAAGAAACCGCGCGAGGTCATGTGGGTCATCGGGGTCGTGCTGTTCCTGCTCACGCTCGCGCTCGGCCTGACGGGTTATCTCTTGCCGTGGGACCTCAACGCATATTCGGCGTCGCAAGTCTCGATCAACATCGCGGGTAACATCCCGATCGTCGGAACCGCACAGAAGTACTTTCTGCAAGACGGCACGCAGATGGGAACCCTTACCATCAATCGCTTTTTCGGCATCCACGTCTGGCTCGTGCCGATCATGCTGCTCGGCCTTGTCGGTCTACATCTGGCGGTGTTCCGCCACAACGGCGCTGCAGGGCCGCCGGCAGACGAGACGCCGAGGAAGTTCGGCCGGTTCTATCCGGACCAGATCTTCATGGACACGCTCGTGTCGTTTTTGGTGTTCGCGGTCATCGTCTGCTTAGCGATTTGGATGCCCGCGCCGCTGCTCGCAAAAGCCGACCCGACCAATTCTCAATTCGTGCCGTCGCCGGCATGGTATTTCTATCCGCTCTTCGGGCTGCTGCAGAAGCTACCCGGTCAGATGGGTCCGATTTCAGGCGAGCTCGTCGGCACCGCGTTGATCCCGACGCTCGGCGTCGGCGTGCTGCTGCTCCTGCCCTGGATCGATCGCAACCGAAAACGTTCGCTTAACCAACGGCCGTATTTCGTTGCCCTCACGTTTCTTTCGGTCGTCGTCGTCGGGATATTCGGATGGATCGGCGCCGCTTCGATAACGGACCACATCAAGGCGAGCGGCGGCGCCGGCCAGACGCCGGTGCGCGGCTACGGCGCGGTGGCCGGAGCAGAAGAGGCCGCTGCGGCGCCTGCTGCGGCGGCATCCGGTCCGGTCGCGCGCGGTCAGGCGGTCTATACGCAGAACTGCGCTTCGTGCCACGGGGCTGCCGGTGGAGGAACACCGAATCTCGCGCCGCCGCTCGACGGTAATCCGTTCGTGACGGGCGATCCTTCGAAGGTCGTCGCCGTCGTCAACGGCGGGCTGCACGGCCAACCAGTCATGGGCAAGTCGTACGGCACGCAGATGCCCGCGTGGAAGGGCCAGCTCACGCCGGCGCAGGTCGCCGACGTCGTCTCGTATATCCGCGGCTCGTGGAGCAACCACGCGTCCATCGTGAAATGA